CGAGCATGTCTTCACCGCCTCGGCGGGCATTCAGCAGACGTTCCCCGAGCTGTTCGGCGACTTCGACCGCCTGACTGCCCAGGCCGAGCTGACGCTCAACGAGGCCCGCGCTGGCGGCGTCAAGACCATCGTCGACCTCTCGACGCTCGACCTCGGCCGCGACATCCGCTTCCTGGCCGAGATGTCACGGCGCACGGGCGTCCAGATCATCGCGGCGACGGGCATCTGGCGCGACATCCCGCGCGCGCTCTGGTTCCGCACTCCCGACGAGATCGCCGCCCTGTTCGTCCGCGAGATCGAAGTCGGCATCGAGGGGACCGGCATCAAGGCCGGCATCATCAAGGTCGCCAACGACGCCGAGGGCGTCACCAAGGAAGGCGAGATCATCCTGCGGGCGGCCGTGCGCGCCGCGCAGCAGACCGGCGTCCGCATCTCGACCCACAGCTTTGCGCCGGGCCGCGTCGGCGAGCAGCAGGTGGCCGTCTTCGAGGACGAGGGCTTTGACCTGAACCGCGTCTACATCGGCCACAGCAACGACACCACGGATGTGGAGTACCTGCTCGGGCTGGTGAAGAAGGGCGTCTGGCTCGGGCTGGACCGTCACCAGACCAGCGCACCCATCGGTCCCGACTGGGAGGGCCGCACCCAGACGCTGGCCGCGCTGATCCAGGCCGGCGTGGGCGACCGCCTGATGGTCTCGCACGACTGGTCCGTGCTGGGCGTCAGCCGGACATCCGACCCGACCCTGAGCCGCACCTACAACCCGGACGGCTGGCTGTTCGCCAAACGGCGCGTCTTCCCACGGCTGCTGGAGCTGGGCATCACCCAGGCGCAGATCAACGCGCTGAACAATGAGAACCCGCGCCGGTTCCTGGGCGGCTGACGCATCCCCGGGGCCGGATTGTGGCTGACGCGGGCCTGGAGTCTGCGCCCGACTGTCCAGCGGCGCGGCGGCCGGCGCGGACTACGCGCCGGGCGTGCTCGCCGCGCCTGACGGCGCCGACTCCGCAGGCGTCTCTTCCTCCGCCAGCAGGTCGATGGCCTGTGGCAGCACCGACGACACCAGCGTGACGTGCGCCTTCGCCCACGCGAACTCGTCCGGTGTCAGCAGCACGAGGTCGAGCGGCGCGTTGCCGCCGACCTCGTAGAACTTACGTCGAAGCCCGTAGCCTCGGCGAGTTCGTGGTACATCAGCGAACGAATCGGCCACGACGACGAGGTCGTAGTCGCTGTCAGCGCGGGCATGGCCGGTTGCCTGAGAGCCGAACAGCAACACCTGCGTCGCCCCGACCTCGTCCTTCAGACGATGAGCGAATCGACGTATGGCATCGGGTCCGCGAGCTAGAGCAGCGGCAGAACCCACCCGAGTACCCTCCGACATGCTTCAATGTGCATGGTCGCTTCAGTTGACGAGACGGCGTCGACTGGCGGCACGCCGTAGTTGTCAGGATACCTCGACTCGTCGAATGTCGGATTGAGGATCTGGAGATCAGCATCGACCGATGCGGGCGCGCCGACCAGCGTCCCCAAGTACTCCAGATCGTGTGTGCGAGGAGCGAGGTCGGTGGTACGTTCGATGAACAGCGCCTTGAGCGCCTTCTCCGTGGCCTGCTGGGCGAACCAGGACGCGGCATACCACTGGCCGTTCGCCAGCATGATGTCGCCGCTGTGGAGGTCGGCTTCGGCCTGCCGCCACCATGCAAGAGTGTCCGGTCTCATGGCTCTCTAGACAGTATAGCGATGACCGGACACGGGATGGTCATTGGCCGCCACCGACACGCTGTCAGCACAGCATCCGCCGAGTGAAGCGCCCCGCGCCAGCACGGGGCGCTCGTCGGACTCGGGGGCTGGTGGCGGCGACGCACCGCCAGCCCTGCCCTGGTTAGACCTCCGTCACCACCGAGAGGATCATCGGGCGGCGGCGGATGCGCTCGTAGATGAACCCGCTGAGCACCTCGCGGATCTTGCCGACCAGGAAGCCGTAGCTCGGCAGGTTGCCGGACGACTCGTCGTCGCGGTCGTCTCCCGGGACGCGGCGTGGCCGCAGCACCTTGTGCAGCGCGTCCGTCAGGACGTCCCGCGCCTCGTCCAGGATCGCGTCCTGGCGCGGGTCCACGATGCCGCGCGAGATCAGATCCGGACCGCCGATCAACTCGCCGGTCTCACGGTCGATCACGATCGACGCGATCAGGACGCCATCGCCGGCCAGCCGCTTGCGGTCGCGCAGCACGACGCTGGTGACCTCGCCCACCGTCACGCCGTCAACCAGCACCGAGCCGGAGGGCACCGTCCCGTTCAGCTCGATGCGGTCCTCTTCGATGTCGATGACTTCGCCGATGTCGGCGATCAGGATGTTCCCGGAGGGCATGCCCGACCGGACGGCCAGCTCTTTGTAGAGCACCAGCATGCGGTACTCGCCGTGGATCGGCACGCAGTACTTCGGGCGCAACAGGCCGAGCATGTGGGTCAGCTCGTCCTGGCTGGAGTGCCCGGACACGTGTACGCCCTCGTTGATCGCCCGGTAGATCACCTTCGCGCCGCGCCGGTAGAGGTTGTCGATGGCCCGCGCCACCGTCTCCTCGTTGCCGGGGATCGGGCCGGCGCTGAAGATGACCGTGTCCTCCTCGATGATCTTGATGTTCGGGTGGTCGCCCATGGCCATGCGGCTCAGGACGGAGGTCGGCTCACCCTGGCTGCCCGTCGCCAGCACCACCAGCTTGTTCGGCGGGATGGTGTTGCTCTCGCGCAGGTCGATCAGCGTCCCTGGAGGCGCGCCCAGATAGCCGATCTCGCCGGCCACCTTCAGGTTCTGGTCCATGCTGCGCCCGGCCACCGCCACCCGCCGCCCGAGCTTGTGGGCGATGTGGACGACCTGCCGCAGGCGCGCCAGGTTCGAGGCGAACGTGGTCACGATGACACGCCCGTGCGCCTCGCCGATCAGCTTTTCAAGGTTCTCGCTGACCATCGACTCGGAGCCGGTCCAGCCCGGGTTCTCGACGCGCACGCAGTCCGAGAACAGGGCCAGCATGCCCTCGTCACCCAGGCGGCGCAGCGCGTCCTCGTCGGTGCTGCGCCCATCGACGGGGTTCTTGTCAAACTTGTAGTCGCCGGTGTGGAAGACCGTGCCGGCCGGCGTCTTGATGGCGAACCCGACAGAGCCCGGCACGCTGTGGTTGACGAAGACCGGCTCGATGGTGAACGGGTCGAGGTCGAGGATCTCGCCCGGCTCGAACTCGACCAGCTTGACCTTGTCGAGGACGCGGTGCTCCTTGAGCTTGGTCGCGATCAACCCGAGCGTCATCTTGGTGCCGTAGATCGGGACCGGCTCGGCGCGCTCAAGCTGCATCACCAGGAA
The window above is part of the Chloroflexota bacterium genome. Proteins encoded here:
- a CDS encoding phosphotriesterase-related protein — its product is MATINSVLGPLDTADLGFTLTHEHVFTASAGIQQTFPELFGDFDRLTAQAELTLNEARAGGVKTIVDLSTLDLGRDIRFLAEMSRRTGVQIIAATGIWRDIPRALWFRTPDEIAALFVREIEVGIEGTGIKAGIIKVANDAEGVTKEGEIILRAAVRAAQQTGVRISTHSFAPGRVGEQQVAVFEDEGFDLNRVYIGHSNDTTDVEYLLGLVKKGVWLGLDRHQTSAPIGPDWEGRTQTLAALIQAGVGDRLMVSHDWSVLGVSRTSDPTLSRTYNPDGWLFAKRRVFPRLLELGITQAQINALNNENPRRFLGG
- a CDS encoding ribonuclease J — its product is MDQALRAILLGGVGEVGKNSTVFEYDDQMLMVDAGVKFPEAELLGVDLVIPNFEYVTEAADDLRAIIITHGHEDHIGALPFLVMQLERAEPVPIYGTKMTLGLIATKLKEHRVLDKVKLVEFEPGEILDLDPFTIEPVFVNHSVPGSVGFAIKTPAGTVFHTGDYKFDKNPVDGRSTDEDALRRLGDEGMLALFSDCVRVENPGWTGSESMVSENLEKLIGEAHGRVIVTTFASNLARLRQVVHIAHKLGRRVAVAGRSMDQNLKVAGEIGYLGAPPGTLIDLRESNTIPPNKLVVLATGSQGEPTSVLSRMAMGDHPNIKIIEEDTVIFSAGPIPGNEETVARAIDNLYRRGAKVIYRAINEGVHVSGHSSQDELTHMLGLLRPKYCVPIHGEYRMLVLYKELAVRSGMPSGNILIADIGEVIDIEEDRIELNGTVPSGSVLVDGVTVGEVTSVVLRDRKRLAGDGVLIASIVIDRETGELIGGPDLISRGIVDPRQDAILDEARDVLTDALHKVLRPRRVPGDDRDDESSGNLPSYGFLVGKIREVLSGFIYERIRRRPMILSVVTEV
- a CDS encoding nucleotidyltransferase domain-containing protein — encoded protein: MGSAAALARGPDAIRRFAHRLKDEVGATQVLLFGSQATGHARADSDYDLVVVADSFADVPRTRRGYGLRRKFYEVGGNAPLDLVLLTPDEFAWAKAHVTLVSSVLPQAIDLLAEEETPAESAPSGAASTPGA
- a CDS encoding HEPN domain-containing protein; amino-acid sequence: MRPDTLAWWRQAEADLHSGDIMLANGQWYAASWFAQQATEKALKALFIERTTDLAPRTHDLEYLGTLVGAPASVDADLQILNPTFDESRYPDNYGVPPVDAVSSTEATMHIEACRRVLGWVLPLL